A part of Cervus elaphus chromosome 11, mCerEla1.1, whole genome shotgun sequence genomic DNA contains:
- the LOC122703995 gene encoding tyrosine-protein kinase ZAP-70 isoform X1, whose amino-acid sequence MPDPAAHLPFFYGSISRAEAEEHLKLAGMADGLFLLRQCLRSLGGYVLSLVHEVRFHHFPIERQLNGTYAIAGGKAHCGPAELCEFYSRDPDGLPCNLRKPCNRPSGLEPQPGVFDNLRDAMVRDYVRQTWKLEGEALEQAIISQAPQVEKLIATTAHERMPWYHSSLTREEAERKLYSGSQTDGKFLLRPRKEPGTYALSLIYGKTVYHYLISQDKAGKYCIPEGTKFDTLWQLVEYLKLKADGLIYCLKEACPNSSASPGAAAPTLPAHPSTFTQPQRRIDTLNSDGYTPEPARLVSSEKPRTMPMDTSVYESPYSDPEELKNKKLFLKRENLLMADIELGCGNFGSVRQGVYRMRKKQIDVAIKVLKQSTEKADKDEMMREAQIMHQLDNPYIVRLIGVCQAEALMLVMEMAGGGPLHKFLAGRKEEIPVSNVAELLHQVSMGMKYLEEKNFVHRDLAARNVLLVNRHYAKISDFGLSKALGADDSYYTARSAGKWPLKWYAPECINFRKFSSRSDVWSYGVTMWEAFSYGQKPYKKMKGPEVMAFIEQGKRMECPPECPPEMYKLMSDCWTYKWEDRPDFAAVEQRMRTYYYSLASKAEEPGACANGVEAACP is encoded by the exons ATGCCGGACCCCGCGGCGCACCTGCCCTTCTTCTACGGCAGCATCTCGCGCGCCGAGGCCGAGGAGCACCTGAAGCTGGCGGGCATGGCCGACGGGCTCTTCCTGCTGCGGCAGTGCCTGCGCTCGCTGGGCGGCTACGTGCTCTCGCTGGTGCACGAAGTGCGCTTCCACCACTTCCCCATCGAGCGCCAGCTCAACGGCACCTACGCCATCGCGGGCGGAAAGGCGCACTGCGGCCCGGCTGAGCTCTGCGAGTTCTACTCGCGCGACCCCGACGGGCTGCCCTGCAACCTGCGCAAGCCTTGCAACCGGCCGTCGGGGCTCGAGCCGCAGCCCGGGGTCTTCGACAACCTTCGCGATGCCATGGTGCGCGACTACGTGCGCCAGACTTGGAAGCTGGAG ggcGAGGCCTTGGAGCAAGCCATCATCAGTCAGGCACCCCAGGTGGAGAAGCTCATTGCCACAACAGCTCACGAACGGATGCCCTGGTACCACAGCAGCCTGACGCGCGAGGAGGCCGAGCGCAAACTCTACTCGGGCTCCCAGACCGACGGCAAGTTCCT GCTGAGACCCCGGAAGGAGCCGGGCACGTACGCACTGTCTCTGATCTATGGGAAAACTGTGTACCACTACCTCATCAGCCAGGACAAGGCGGGCAAATACTGCATTCCCGAGGGGACCAAGTTTGACACACTCTGGCAG CTGGTGGAGTACCTGAAGCTGAAGGCTGATGGACTCATCTACTGCCTGAAGGAGGCCTGTCCCAACAGCAGCGCCAGCCCAG GGGCCGCTGCTCCTACACTCCCCGCCCACCCGTCCACTTTCACCCAG CCTCAGAGACGGATCGACACTCTCAACTCAGATGGATATACCCCTGAACCAG cacGGTTAGTGTCCTCAGAGAAGCCGCGAACGATGCCCATGGACACCAGTGTCTACGAGAGCCCCTACAGCGACCCCGAGGAGCTCAAAAACAAGAAGCTCTTCCTGAAGCGTGAGAACCTCCTCATGGCTGACATCGAACTTGGCTGCGGCAACTTTGGTTCAGTTCGCCAGGGCGTCTACCGCATGCGCAA GAAGCAGATCGACGTGGCCATCAAAGTGCTGAAACAGAGTACGGAGAAGGCGGACAAGGACGAGATGATGCGGGAGGCACAGATCATGCACCAGCTGGACAACCCCTACATCGTGCGGCTCATCGGAGTCTGCCAGGCCGAGGCCCTCATGCTGGTCATGGAGATGGCCGGCGGCGGACCCCTGCACAAGTTCCTGGCCGGGAGGAA GGAGGAGATCCCCGTCAGCAATGTGGCGGAGCTGCTGCATCAGGTGTCTATGGGCATGAAGTACCTGGAAGAGAAAAACTTTGTGCATCGTGACCTGGCGGCCCGCAACGTCCTTCTGGTCAACCGGCACTACGCCAAGATCAGCGACTTTGGGCTCTCCAAGGCCCTGGGTGCCGACGACAGCTACTACACC GCCCGCTCAGCCGGGAAGTGGCCGCTCAAGTGGTATGCGCCTGAGTGCATCAACTTCCGCAAGTTCTCCAGCCGCAGTGACGTCTGGAGCTATGGAGTCACCATGTGGGAGGCCTTCTCCTACGGGCAGAAGCCCTACAAG AAGATGAAGGGCCCAGAGGTCATGGCTTTCATCGAGCAGGGCAAGCGGATGGAGTGCCCACCAGAGTGTCCCCCTGAGATGTACAAGCTCATGAGCGATTGCTGGACCTACAA GTGGGAGGACCGCCCGGACTTCGCCGCAGTTGAACAGCGCATGCGCACCTACTACTACAGCTTGGCGAGCAAGGCGGAGGAGCCCGGCGCTTGTGCAAATGGGGTTGAGGCTGCGTGTCCCTGA
- the LOC122703995 gene encoding tyrosine-protein kinase ZAP-70 isoform X2, which produces MPWYHSSLTREEAERKLYSGSQTDGKFLLRPRKEPGTYALSLIYGKTVYHYLISQDKAGKYCIPEGTKFDTLWQLVEYLKLKADGLIYCLKEACPNSSASPGAAAPTLPAHPSTFTQPQRRIDTLNSDGYTPEPARLVSSEKPRTMPMDTSVYESPYSDPEELKNKKLFLKRENLLMADIELGCGNFGSVRQGVYRMRKKQIDVAIKVLKQSTEKADKDEMMREAQIMHQLDNPYIVRLIGVCQAEALMLVMEMAGGGPLHKFLAGRKEEIPVSNVAELLHQVSMGMKYLEEKNFVHRDLAARNVLLVNRHYAKISDFGLSKALGADDSYYTARSAGKWPLKWYAPECINFRKFSSRSDVWSYGVTMWEAFSYGQKPYKKMKGPEVMAFIEQGKRMECPPECPPEMYKLMSDCWTYKWEDRPDFAAVEQRMRTYYYSLASKAEEPGACANGVEAACP; this is translated from the exons ATGCCCTGGTACCACAGCAGCCTGACGCGCGAGGAGGCCGAGCGCAAACTCTACTCGGGCTCCCAGACCGACGGCAAGTTCCT GCTGAGACCCCGGAAGGAGCCGGGCACGTACGCACTGTCTCTGATCTATGGGAAAACTGTGTACCACTACCTCATCAGCCAGGACAAGGCGGGCAAATACTGCATTCCCGAGGGGACCAAGTTTGACACACTCTGGCAG CTGGTGGAGTACCTGAAGCTGAAGGCTGATGGACTCATCTACTGCCTGAAGGAGGCCTGTCCCAACAGCAGCGCCAGCCCAG GGGCCGCTGCTCCTACACTCCCCGCCCACCCGTCCACTTTCACCCAG CCTCAGAGACGGATCGACACTCTCAACTCAGATGGATATACCCCTGAACCAG cacGGTTAGTGTCCTCAGAGAAGCCGCGAACGATGCCCATGGACACCAGTGTCTACGAGAGCCCCTACAGCGACCCCGAGGAGCTCAAAAACAAGAAGCTCTTCCTGAAGCGTGAGAACCTCCTCATGGCTGACATCGAACTTGGCTGCGGCAACTTTGGTTCAGTTCGCCAGGGCGTCTACCGCATGCGCAA GAAGCAGATCGACGTGGCCATCAAAGTGCTGAAACAGAGTACGGAGAAGGCGGACAAGGACGAGATGATGCGGGAGGCACAGATCATGCACCAGCTGGACAACCCCTACATCGTGCGGCTCATCGGAGTCTGCCAGGCCGAGGCCCTCATGCTGGTCATGGAGATGGCCGGCGGCGGACCCCTGCACAAGTTCCTGGCCGGGAGGAA GGAGGAGATCCCCGTCAGCAATGTGGCGGAGCTGCTGCATCAGGTGTCTATGGGCATGAAGTACCTGGAAGAGAAAAACTTTGTGCATCGTGACCTGGCGGCCCGCAACGTCCTTCTGGTCAACCGGCACTACGCCAAGATCAGCGACTTTGGGCTCTCCAAGGCCCTGGGTGCCGACGACAGCTACTACACC GCCCGCTCAGCCGGGAAGTGGCCGCTCAAGTGGTATGCGCCTGAGTGCATCAACTTCCGCAAGTTCTCCAGCCGCAGTGACGTCTGGAGCTATGGAGTCACCATGTGGGAGGCCTTCTCCTACGGGCAGAAGCCCTACAAG AAGATGAAGGGCCCAGAGGTCATGGCTTTCATCGAGCAGGGCAAGCGGATGGAGTGCCCACCAGAGTGTCCCCCTGAGATGTACAAGCTCATGAGCGATTGCTGGACCTACAA GTGGGAGGACCGCCCGGACTTCGCCGCAGTTGAACAGCGCATGCGCACCTACTACTACAGCTTGGCGAGCAAGGCGGAGGAGCCCGGCGCTTGTGCAAATGGGGTTGAGGCTGCGTGTCCCTGA